The proteins below come from a single Mesobacillus jeotgali genomic window:
- a CDS encoding purine-nucleoside phosphorylase, producing the protein MDYNQIQNAASFINDKLKQQPKIGLILGSGLGVLADDIENPVKIPYNEIPGFPVSTVEGHAGQLVCGQLSGVEVIAMQGRFHFYEGYSMDKVTFPVRVMKELGIEKLIVTNAAGGVNESFEPGDLVIITDHINNMGTNPLIGPNDSRFGVRFPDMSEAYSKKLRAVAKEVADKNNLQVKEGVYFGNPGPVYETPAEVRMIRTMGGDAVGMSTVPEVMVARHSGLEVLGISCISNMAAGILDQPLSHDEVIETTEKVKSSFLLLVNEIVKTLGQK; encoded by the coding sequence ATGGATTACAATCAAATTCAAAATGCAGCATCTTTTATAAATGATAAGCTTAAGCAGCAGCCGAAAATCGGGTTGATTCTCGGTTCTGGACTTGGTGTTCTTGCTGATGATATTGAAAACCCGGTTAAGATTCCTTACAACGAGATCCCGGGTTTCCCGGTTTCGACTGTAGAAGGCCACGCAGGCCAGCTTGTTTGCGGACAGCTTAGCGGTGTGGAAGTAATCGCCATGCAGGGGCGTTTCCATTTTTACGAAGGCTATAGCATGGATAAGGTTACTTTTCCGGTGCGCGTCATGAAAGAACTCGGAATTGAAAAACTAATCGTTACGAACGCAGCTGGAGGCGTCAACGAGAGCTTTGAGCCAGGCGATTTGGTGATCATTACAGACCATATCAACAATATGGGAACAAATCCGCTGATTGGACCAAATGATTCACGTTTCGGTGTGCGTTTCCCTGATATGAGCGAAGCATACTCAAAGAAATTAAGAGCAGTCGCTAAAGAGGTTGCTGACAAGAACAACCTTCAAGTGAAAGAGGGAGTATATTTTGGCAACCCCGGTCCAGTTTACGAAACACCTGCTGAAGTACGGATGATTCGTACAATGGGCGGAGACGCAGTTGGTATGTCGACCGTTCCTGAAGTCATGGTAGCAAGACATTCTGGTTTGGAAGTACTGGGCATTTCTTGCATTTCTAATATGGCTGCGGGAATTCTTGACCAGCCATTAAGCCATGATGAGGTTATCGAAACAACTGAAAAGGTGAAGTCAAGCTTCCTTTTGCTTGTAAATGAAATCGTAAAAACGTTGGGACAGAAATAA
- the xerD gene encoding site-specific tyrosine recombinase XerD, whose translation MEDRLDDFIHFLVVEKGLSKNTIVSYKRDLNSYITYLKNVELLGDLNGVQRPQIVHFLGHLKDTGKSSKTLARHIASIRAFHHFLLREKAVDHDPTVHIESPQHERSLPKVLSMEEVETLLDSPKLTDHFGYRDKAMLEMMYATGIRVSELIGLTLSDVHLTMGFVRCMGKGSKERIIPIGKTASDAIEQYLEKGRPKLVSKKHKDDSLFLNHHGKGLSRQGFWKILKRLATEAGIEKELTPHTMRHSFATHLLENGADLRAVQEMLGHADISTTQIYTHVTKTRLKDVYTKFHPRA comes from the coding sequence ATGGAAGACAGGCTCGACGACTTTATTCACTTTTTAGTAGTTGAAAAGGGACTTTCTAAAAACACAATCGTATCTTATAAACGTGACTTGAACAGTTATATCACATATCTTAAAAATGTGGAACTGCTTGGGGACTTAAATGGTGTGCAGCGACCGCAGATTGTCCATTTTTTAGGGCATTTGAAAGACACAGGGAAATCTTCAAAAACACTGGCAAGACATATTGCCTCAATTAGGGCTTTTCACCATTTCCTGCTGCGGGAAAAGGCGGTTGACCATGATCCGACTGTCCACATCGAGAGTCCTCAGCATGAACGATCCCTGCCTAAGGTTTTGAGTATGGAAGAGGTAGAGACACTTCTCGACAGTCCAAAGCTGACGGACCATTTTGGCTATCGTGATAAGGCGATGCTTGAAATGATGTATGCAACCGGAATCCGTGTGAGCGAGCTGATCGGACTGACATTATCTGATGTCCACCTGACAATGGGATTTGTCCGCTGTATGGGGAAAGGGAGCAAGGAAAGAATCATACCGATTGGCAAAACGGCTTCTGACGCCATTGAACAATATCTTGAAAAGGGCCGTCCAAAGCTTGTATCGAAAAAACATAAGGATGACTCTTTATTCTTGAATCACCATGGGAAAGGCTTGTCACGGCAGGGTTTTTGGAAAATTCTCAAACGGCTTGCGACAGAAGCGGGGATTGAAAAAGAGTTGACTCCGCACACGATGCGCCATTCATTTGCCACCCATCTGCTTGAAAATGGAGCCGACCTTCGCGCCGTGCAAGAAATGCTTGGCCATGCGGACATCTCGACAACACAAATATATACACACGTGACAAAGACAAGGTTAAAGGACGTTTACACAAAATTTCACCCACGCGCCTAG
- a CDS encoding pyrimidine-nucleoside phosphorylase has translation MRMVDVIEKKRDGHELSTEEIQFFVDGYTEGSIPDYQVSALTMAIFFQGMTEKERADLTMAMVKSGDQIDLSAIEGVKVDKHSTGGVGDTTTLVLGPLVAALGVPVAKMSGRGLGHTGGTIDKLEAVEGFHVEIDNEEFINLVNKNKIAVIGQSGNLTPADKKLYSLRDVTATVDSIPLIASSIMSKKIAAGADAIVLDVKTGAGAFMKTLDDSRELAKAMVRIGNNVGRRTMAVISDMSQPLGYAIGNALEVKEAIDTLKGEGPEDLTELCLTLGSHMVFLAGKAESLGEARSKLEEVIKNGTALETFKVFLASQGGDAFVVDDPSRLPQAKYTFELEAKEAGYVSEIVADEVGTAAMLLGAGRATKESVIDLAVGLMLRKKIGDKVEKGESLLTIYSNFEDVNEVKEMLYENIKVTSEHVDAPILIHEEITE, from the coding sequence ATGAGAATGGTTGACGTTATCGAAAAAAAGCGAGACGGACATGAATTATCAACTGAAGAAATCCAGTTTTTTGTGGATGGATACACAGAAGGCTCCATTCCTGACTACCAGGTAAGTGCGCTGACGATGGCGATTTTCTTCCAGGGTATGACGGAAAAAGAACGTGCAGACCTTACAATGGCAATGGTGAAGTCTGGTGACCAGATTGACCTATCTGCGATTGAAGGCGTGAAAGTTGATAAGCACTCTACAGGCGGTGTAGGTGATACAACGACTCTAGTTCTAGGACCTTTAGTGGCAGCTTTAGGTGTCCCGGTTGCAAAAATGTCCGGGCGCGGACTTGGCCACACAGGAGGAACAATCGACAAGCTGGAGGCTGTTGAAGGATTCCATGTTGAAATCGACAATGAGGAATTCATCAATCTTGTAAATAAAAATAAAATCGCGGTCATCGGCCAGAGTGGAAACCTGACTCCGGCTGATAAAAAGCTTTATTCGTTACGTGATGTAACGGCAACGGTGGACAGCATCCCCTTGATTGCAAGCTCCATCATGAGCAAGAAGATTGCCGCAGGCGCGGATGCAATCGTCCTGGATGTTAAAACAGGTGCTGGAGCATTCATGAAGACCCTCGACGATTCCCGTGAACTGGCTAAGGCAATGGTGCGCATCGGTAATAATGTCGGCCGCAGGACTATGGCTGTCATTTCCGATATGAGCCAGCCGCTCGGATATGCGATCGGAAATGCGTTAGAGGTTAAGGAAGCGATTGATACACTGAAGGGTGAAGGTCCAGAAGACCTGACTGAACTTTGTTTGACGCTTGGCAGCCATATGGTATTCCTCGCTGGGAAAGCTGAGTCCCTTGGAGAAGCACGCAGCAAGCTGGAAGAAGTGATCAAGAACGGAACTGCACTTGAAACATTCAAAGTATTCCTGGCATCCCAGGGCGGTGATGCATTCGTTGTCGATGATCCAAGCAGGCTTCCTCAGGCAAAATACACGTTTGAGCTTGAAGCCAAAGAAGCAGGCTATGTATCTGAAATCGTCGCTGATGAAGTAGGAACAGCTGCTATGCTGCTAGGTGCAGGAAGAGCTACGAAGGAATCCGTAATCGACCTGGCAGTCGGCCTAATGCTTCGCAAGAAAATTGGTGACAAGGTAGAAAAAGGGGAATCACTCCTAACCATTTACAGCAACTTTGAGGATGTAAATGAAGTGAAAGAAATGCTGTATGAAAATATTAAGGTTACAAGCGAACATGTTGATGCACCGATTTTGATCCACGAAGAAATCACAGAGTAA
- a CDS encoding stage V sporulation protein AB: MTISVLFIVLIGLASGLAVGSGFVAFLSVLGVIPRLTQLTKTMKLISWYEWAVVLGALLGTAGSLRDPVMNFSPYVTIPLGLAGGIFVGMLAAALTEVLNVLPILARRVRVDDKLETLLMAIVLGKIFGSLFHWIYFVGR, from the coding sequence ATGACGATTAGTGTCTTGTTCATTGTCCTTATTGGGCTGGCAAGCGGGCTTGCTGTTGGGTCTGGTTTTGTTGCTTTCTTATCGGTTCTCGGAGTGATTCCCAGACTAACACAGCTGACGAAGACAATGAAACTGATTTCCTGGTATGAGTGGGCAGTGGTACTCGGAGCTCTGCTTGGAACTGCAGGAAGCCTGAGAGATCCAGTGATGAATTTCTCTCCTTACGTGACAATCCCGCTTGGGTTGGCGGGGGGCATATTTGTCGGTATGCTGGCTGCTGCTTTGACAGAGGTCCTGAATGTACTCCCAATTCTCGCTAGAAGAGTCAGGGTGGATGACAAGCTGGAGACATTGTTGATGGCGATCGTGCTGGGTAAAATTTTCGGCTCATTATTCCATTGGATTTATTTCGTAGGACGTTGA
- the spoIIAB gene encoding anti-sigma F factor, with protein MKNEMNLHFSALSQNESFARVTVAAFIAQLDPTMDELTEIKTVVSEAVTNAIIHGYESNPDGKVFISVMIQDGTVEMLIKDEGIGIPDIDEAMQPLYTSKPELERSGMGFTIMENFMDEVQVRSEPGFGTEIRLKKHLSKSKALCN; from the coding sequence ATGAAGAATGAAATGAATCTTCATTTTAGCGCGCTAAGCCAAAATGAATCTTTTGCCCGTGTGACGGTTGCTGCATTCATCGCCCAGCTGGACCCAACGATGGATGAACTCACCGAAATAAAGACGGTAGTATCGGAAGCGGTAACGAACGCGATTATTCATGGATATGAAAGTAATCCAGATGGGAAAGTGTTTATTTCTGTGATGATTCAGGATGGAACCGTGGAAATGCTGATTAAGGACGAAGGAATAGGGATTCCAGATATCGATGAAGCCATGCAGCCTCTGTATACATCCAAGCCTGAACTTGAAAGGTCCGGTATGGGCTTTACGATTATGGAAAATTTCATGGACGAAGTACAAGTGAGATCAGAGCCCGGCTTTGGGACAGAGATTCGTTTGAAAAAGCACCTGTCAAAGAGCAAAGCGCTGTGCAATTAA
- a CDS encoding stage V sporulation protein AA: MEKTIYIRMRNRVQVKPEQSLLLKDIAQIIASEDIFQELASLQVKKIMPKDHIHIIDVMKIIRFIAGIYPDHEIQTVGPPQTIIEVIYKKKGMSIPFFILVWFLLFFGAALTIMNFHEDVSMQSVHQRLYFIMTGKEVAKPLLFQIPYSIGIGLGMILFFNHVFKKRLNEEPSPLEVEMFNYQQSLDQYVILHENKESVKHLNDD, translated from the coding sequence ATGGAAAAAACGATTTATATCCGTATGCGAAATCGCGTCCAGGTCAAACCTGAGCAATCACTTTTGTTGAAGGATATTGCGCAGATCATTGCCAGCGAAGATATATTTCAGGAACTGGCCTCTCTTCAAGTTAAAAAGATTATGCCGAAGGACCATATTCACATTATCGATGTCATGAAGATCATTCGTTTCATTGCTGGGATATATCCTGATCATGAAATCCAGACTGTGGGGCCTCCTCAAACGATCATCGAGGTAATTTACAAGAAAAAAGGGATGTCGATCCCCTTCTTTATCCTTGTATGGTTCCTGTTATTTTTCGGTGCAGCGTTGACCATCATGAACTTCCATGAAGATGTCAGCATGCAGTCGGTGCATCAGCGGCTTTATTTTATCATGACAGGAAAGGAAGTCGCGAAGCCGCTGTTATTCCAGATTCCCTACTCAATCGGTATTGGTTTGGGTATGATCCTGTTCTTTAACCATGTATTCAAAAAGAGGCTAAATGAAGAGCCGAGCCCGCTTGAAGTAGAAATGTTCAATTATCAGCAATCTCTTGATCAATATGTCATCCTGCATGAAAACAAGGAAAGCGTGAAACATCTAAATGACGATTAG
- the sigF gene encoding RNA polymerase sporulation sigma factor SigF, which yields MDVEVKKDNSQTYLKDHEVKELILRSQQGDQGARDLIVQKNMRLVWSVVQRFLNRGYEPDDLFQIGSIGLLKSVDKFDLSYDVKFSTYAVPMIIGEIQRFIRDDGTVKVSRSLKETGNKIRKAKDELSKTLGRVPTVNEIAEFLELSPEDVIMAQEASRSPASIHETVYENDGDPITLLDQIDNGEEGRWFDKIALKEAINELDERERLIVYLRYYKDQTQSEVAVRLGISQVQVSRLEKKILQQMKGRMDL from the coding sequence ATGGATGTGGAGGTAAAAAAGGATAATAGCCAAACGTATCTTAAGGACCATGAAGTCAAAGAACTGATTTTGAGAAGCCAGCAGGGTGACCAGGGGGCCAGGGACTTAATCGTCCAGAAAAATATGCGACTTGTATGGTCTGTCGTCCAGCGCTTCCTCAACAGGGGGTATGAACCTGACGACCTGTTCCAGATTGGCAGCATCGGCCTCTTGAAATCAGTTGATAAATTTGACCTCTCGTATGATGTAAAGTTTTCGACGTATGCCGTTCCCATGATCATTGGTGAAATCCAGCGTTTCATCAGGGATGACGGCACCGTGAAGGTGAGCAGGTCATTAAAAGAAACCGGTAATAAGATACGGAAAGCGAAGGATGAGCTTTCCAAAACATTGGGCAGGGTACCAACTGTCAATGAAATAGCCGAGTTTCTGGAACTCTCACCTGAAGATGTGATCATGGCACAGGAAGCTAGCCGCAGTCCGGCATCCATCCATGAAACCGTGTACGAAAACGACGGCGACCCAATTACCCTGCTAGACCAGATCGACAACGGGGAAGAAGGCCGCTGGTTTGATAAAATTGCATTAAAAGAGGCAATTAACGAGCTTGACGAACGGGAAAGACTGATCGTGTATCTGAGATACTATAAGGATCAGACTCAATCCGAGGTCGCAGTCCGCCTGGGAATATCCCAAGTCCAGGTTTCACGTCTCGAAAAGAAAATATTGCAGCAAATGAAAGGCCGTATGGATCTTTGA
- a CDS encoding D-alanyl-D-alanine carboxypeptidase family protein yields MISPKGYANEGDSGLADDASSAILIERDTGQVLFDKNSHEKLPPASMTKIMTMLLIMEALDEGRLKMDEKVRASEYAASMGGSQIFLEPGEEMTVEQLLKGIAIGSGNDASVAMAERIGGSEEAFVKMMNAKVNELGLKNTVFKNTTGLPVDGHYSSAYDMAMMAKELLKYEKITKFTGTYEDYLREDSDKKFWLVNTNKLVRFYPGVDGLKTGFTNEAKYCLTATAQKDGMRAIAVVFGAPTSKARNAQVTKMLDYAFSQYQTHPMFKKGHALGKAAISKGDQKTINAVTSESVSLLTKKGADVKDVKQKITLNKSLKAPVEKGDRVGTLKLVKDGKTLAETPLVADAKVEKASWWILYKRSFGMFTRAGSQQ; encoded by the coding sequence ATGATCTCCCCAAAAGGATACGCAAATGAAGGAGACTCGGGACTGGCCGACGACGCCAGTTCAGCTATTTTAATTGAACGTGATACTGGTCAGGTTCTATTTGATAAGAACAGCCATGAAAAGCTGCCGCCAGCGAGTATGACCAAAATCATGACAATGCTTTTGATCATGGAAGCGCTCGATGAAGGAAGGCTGAAAATGGACGAAAAAGTCCGTGCCAGTGAATATGCTGCTTCAATGGGAGGTTCCCAAATCTTCCTTGAGCCAGGAGAAGAAATGACAGTTGAGCAATTGCTGAAAGGAATTGCAATCGGCTCAGGCAATGATGCGTCAGTGGCGATGGCTGAGCGAATTGGCGGCTCTGAAGAAGCTTTCGTCAAAATGATGAATGCGAAAGTAAATGAGCTTGGCCTCAAGAATACAGTATTCAAGAACACAACTGGATTGCCTGTCGACGGGCATTACAGCTCGGCTTATGACATGGCCATGATGGCGAAAGAATTGCTGAAATACGAAAAGATCACCAAATTCACAGGAACGTATGAAGATTATCTCCGAGAGGACTCTGATAAAAAATTCTGGTTGGTCAATACAAATAAGCTCGTTCGTTTTTATCCAGGAGTGGATGGGCTGAAAACAGGTTTCACAAATGAAGCGAAATATTGCCTGACGGCTACAGCTCAAAAGGATGGCATGCGTGCGATTGCAGTCGTGTTTGGGGCGCCTACTTCCAAGGCCAGGAATGCACAGGTAACGAAAATGCTGGATTATGCATTCAGCCAGTACCAGACGCATCCTATGTTCAAGAAAGGACATGCACTTGGAAAAGCAGCCATCAGCAAAGGAGACCAGAAGACAATAAACGCAGTTACATCTGAAAGTGTATCTCTATTGACCAAAAAGGGAGCAGACGTAAAGGATGTAAAGCAGAAGATCACTTTGAATAAAAGTCTTAAAGCCCCTGTCGAAAAGGGTGACAGAGTAGGTACCTTGAAGCTGGTCAAAGATGGAAAAACCCTTGCTGAAACACCACTGGTTGCCGATGCAAAGGTGGAGAAAGCCAGCTGGTGGATCCTGTATAAACGCTCATTTGGAATGTTTACAAGAGCTGGAAGCCAGCAATAA
- the spoIIAA gene encoding anti-sigma F factor antagonist — protein sequence MSLNIDIEVKHDVLLIRVSGELDHHTADQLREQATKALENEEVRHIVLNLEHLTFMDSSGLGVVLGRYKQIKQLHGEMVVCAISPPIKRLFDMSGLFKIIRLEPSEEYALERLGVA from the coding sequence GTGAGTCTTAACATTGATATTGAAGTGAAGCATGACGTCTTATTGATTCGAGTTAGCGGTGAATTAGATCATCATACTGCAGACCAGCTTCGCGAGCAGGCAACAAAAGCCCTTGAAAACGAAGAAGTCCGCCACATTGTCTTGAACCTTGAACACCTCACATTTATGGATAGTTCAGGTCTGGGGGTAGTTTTAGGAAGGTATAAACAAATCAAGCAGCTTCATGGAGAGATGGTTGTTTGCGCAATTTCTCCGCCAATCAAGAGGTTATTTGACATGTCGGGTTTATTCAAGATTATCCGTCTTGAACCGTCAGAAGAATATGCATTAGAGAGATTGGGGGTTGCTTGA
- the deoB gene encoding phosphopentomutase — protein sequence MSNTYKRVFLIVMDSVGIGEAPDAEKFGDKGSHTLGHIGERMNGLKMPNMGKLGLSNIEEIQGIAPAEKPLAYYTKMEEASNGKDTMTGHWEIMGLNIQTPFQVFPDGFPDELISELETRTGRKVIGNKPASGTEILVELGEEHMKTGALIVYTSADSVLQIAAHEEIIPIEELYDICKIARELTLDEKYMVGRVIARPFLGEPGDFKRTSNRHDYALKPFGRTVMNELKDSGLDVLAIGKISDIYDGEGVTESLRTVSNMDGMDKLLQTLDQDFTGLSFLNLVDFDALFGHRRDPEGYGKALEEYDARLPEVFEKLKEDDLLIITADHGNDPVHYGTDHTREYVPLLVYSKGMNEGKELPIRKTFADIGATVAENFSVKMPDHGTSFLNELK from the coding sequence ATGTCGAATACATATAAAAGAGTGTTTTTAATCGTCATGGATTCAGTCGGAATCGGAGAAGCTCCAGATGCCGAAAAATTTGGTGATAAAGGATCCCATACACTTGGCCATATCGGAGAAAGAATGAATGGCTTGAAAATGCCGAACATGGGCAAACTCGGCCTCAGCAACATCGAGGAAATCCAAGGCATCGCACCTGCTGAAAAGCCGCTGGCCTACTACACAAAGATGGAAGAAGCCTCTAATGGCAAGGATACAATGACAGGCCACTGGGAGATCATGGGTCTGAATATCCAGACCCCATTCCAGGTATTCCCTGATGGATTCCCGGATGAATTGATTTCCGAGCTCGAAACGCGTACCGGCAGAAAGGTCATCGGAAACAAGCCGGCGAGCGGCACGGAAATCCTTGTAGAGCTTGGTGAAGAGCATATGAAGACGGGGGCGCTGATCGTCTATACATCTGCTGATTCAGTACTGCAGATCGCTGCTCACGAAGAAATCATTCCTATAGAAGAGCTTTATGATATTTGTAAAATTGCCAGGGAATTGACGCTAGATGAAAAATACATGGTCGGAAGGGTCATCGCAAGACCATTTCTCGGTGAACCAGGGGACTTCAAACGTACATCCAATCGCCATGACTATGCGCTTAAGCCATTTGGCAGAACAGTGATGAATGAACTGAAGGATTCAGGTCTGGACGTGTTGGCTATCGGTAAAATCTCAGATATTTATGACGGAGAAGGCGTAACTGAATCACTTCGCACGGTGTCCAATATGGATGGAATGGATAAGCTGCTGCAAACCCTCGATCAGGATTTTACAGGCTTGAGCTTCCTGAATCTTGTAGATTTTGATGCTTTGTTCGGACACCGCCGAGATCCTGAAGGGTATGGCAAGGCACTAGAGGAATACGATGCCCGCCTTCCTGAGGTATTCGAAAAATTGAAAGAAGATGACCTTCTTATCATTACTGCGGACCACGGAAATGATCCGGTCCATTACGGAACAGACCATACACGTGAATATGTGCCGCTCCTTGTCTATTCAAAAGGAATGAATGAAGGAAAAGAACTGCCTATCCGTAAAACATTTGCAGATATCGGTGCAACTGTTGCAGAAAACTTTAGTGTGAAAATGCCAGACCACGGAACAAGCTTCCTAAATGAATTGAAATAA